Sequence from the Mustela erminea isolate mMusErm1 chromosome 8, mMusErm1.Pri, whole genome shotgun sequence genome:
GGAGGAGAGGGAGTTCTCGGAGGCCCGGGAGGATATGGCTGCCCTGGAGAAGGATTAGATGGATAgtgtctggggggggggggggtgaataCTAGCAGAATCCTGTGTGTCTGTCCTAAATAAAGTGCTGTATCCTCACCATCTCGCAAAAGTGTctttttctcttgggaaaattTGCGGAGCAGGGGTTTCTCCTTCAAGGGAGACAGGAAGGCTGGCATCTCAGCCTGGGTGCCCCAGAAACCAGATCTGGTTCcagattttattaaagcatgtgATTCCAGGAAGAACAGGGATCCAGGAGAATacagcagagaaggaggcagaattCACCCTAGGGAACATGCAGCTGAATAAACTTAGAATCAGCCCTTgggtgagggggcaggagaggaaataaaagtgGGGAAAGGCAGGCACTGGCTTCATTCTGCCATTGCCGAAGCCTTCACCCCACAACACAGGAACTCCCCTGCACGTCTGGGTGGCACCCACTTAGGCTGCAGCATCAACAGCGAAACCCCCAAaccccagggcaggaggggagtGAAGTTGGTCCCAGGCACCCAGGGCTGCAACAAGAGCGTGGCTTTCACCCAGGAGGGTATCAAGTGCGCCTTCCAGCCATCTGCCAGCGCAGGTGCTCACCAACTCCACCCCACAGATTGGCTGTTTGTCTCCTTCAGGCAGGAGGTTTGGGTATAGAGAGTCCAGAAGCTGGCATTAAGGCAGAGCAGTGGCACAGTGGCAGCAATGATGGGGAAATGGCTGGCATCTCCATCAATACTCACCACTTTTTGATAATGACAATTGACCCTTATTTCAATCCCATGCTTCGGGCTATGCAAGCACAGCTTCCAAGCCCCCACTTCCAACCAGATGGCTGGCCCTAAAATCCTTATATATGGATTTTCTGTAGCCTCTGGTGGGCTGGAGGATGATTTAACCACTGGAGGGATTGAAACTAGagcaaccccccgccccccacccccaagagatTCAATGCTCAGCATTGCCCTCAGCTCTGTCCTTCTCATGCTTTCCCTTTCCGAGGACGGGAGGCTGGGAAGGCAACAGAAATGTCAGCAGCACCAGCAAgaccagccccccaaccccccaccgtGGTGCTGGAGGAGCCAAGGGATGAGACGGTGAAGCCAGACCCTTGGAGCTGGGATGCCAGGTGggagctggagccacagcagagCCCCCGGAGGGGGCAGGAGGCGTCAAGGAGGGAGGGACATCTGGCAGGGTCCACAGCCTCTGCCGGAGGTGCCCTCTGATTTAGAGCGAGGGAGAGGAAAACTctggcttctccttcctcccaccctcaaTCTCCGGCTAGCGGCTCCCATTCTCTGAACTCAGACGGGAGCTAGTCGGCAAGGGAGCCTAGGTACTAGGAAGGGCAGCAAGTGGGATACCAAGAGAAAGGCCGGGAAGGTGGGGGAAATGGATCTCAGAGCAAACACATACCTACACCGGGTCTAGCATTCAGGGCCTTTGGTGGATCAAATAGGAAAAGGAGAGATTCCTAGACCCCATCGCCTGTCCCTGTCTTGTCCTAATAATTACTCTGTAGTCAGCAGAGGATGGAGGGGAATCCACAGGAGGGCGAGGGTGAGTCCTAGGGGAGAAAATGGGCACGCCCAGCACAGCAGTTTGCTCCTTCCGTTTTGTAATTACCTGCCCAGGAACAGCAAGTATTCTCAACTCCTCTTCTAGGATTTAAGCTTACAGGTGTCGCTCTGTCCCAGGCAGAGAGGCCTGCagttttgtgtatgtatgtgtgtgtgtggcggtgGTGGGAATCTTTGAATTCAGTGGGAGTATTTAGAAGCCCATTTTGGCTGAGGAGCTCCGCTGTACCCTCAAATCCACCGCCCACCCCATCCCAAAAGGGGTGACTTTCAAATCTCTACTTgattcctttgtctttctctctctcagctggTTTCAAAcgtgggaagaagagaagggtcATTTGGAAGCCCTTTAAATCCCAAGAAACGccatcatttattgagtacctactatgtccTAGGCCCTGTACCCATATCACCTTGTTTAATCCTAAGGTAAATACAGTGATACGTACTGGACTGGAAACTTCAGGGGAACAAAGTTTGTTCTGGTCGCTGCACCTAGAATGTTGCTGGATGAACATATTAGGCAACACGTGTGTTGAATATTTGTCagacttgctgaatgaatggctCTTCTGCAGAAGAGGAGACTGCGGCTCAGAGAAGTCACAGCATTTCCCCAAGGTTACTCAGTTATGAATGGAGGAgttgggattcgaacccaggtcAGCCTGGACAGAAACTTCCGCTGCGGTCCTCCCCTCCCTCACATGCCCTTCCCACTCCTGCCTCAGCGgttccaggcacccctccagacGCCACTCTCTGAACCTGCCAGTTCTCTAATGCCCAGACAGTGACTCAGGCACCTCAAAGGCAAGGAGGGAGTGATGCCTGACACTCCCTTGCCCAGGCGCTGGGGTGGAGGGCACAGGGGAGGGGGGTTGCAGATAAACAGCTTCTGGGACCGAGTGAGGGCAGAAGCATCTTTGAGGACAGGTTTGGGGGCTATCAGTATCCTCTGGAAAGGGCCCCCGGCCCCCAACATCTCATAGAAAGTGAGGTAAGGGCTTGGGAGAGGCAAAAATGATGTGAGGTCTTCACCTGTCAGGATGTCTGGGCATCCAGTGGGGGGGCCCGGCACCCCTTCTGTCTGCTGCACCAGCCCGCCTGCCCACCCTGGGCAGTTATGTGGCCATCTCAAACCCTGCAAGGCCTTCCCAGCTAGCAACTCTGCTGGCAGCACTGGCAGGTCTCGGTTACACTaggtgtgggtgtggggaggtggCAACCCAGCCCTCCAAGAGGCAGCCAGGAGCGCCACCCAGCCTGGCTCCCTGGGACTCCCTCAGTGCAGGGAATGCTTTCATCCCTGATGCTTCAGGGTACAATTACCTCCTGCAGGCAGACACAAGAGACAGATTCCCAACTTGGATTTCACCCAACACATTTATTCCTTCATCTCTGGTGTGTCGGGAACATGCCTGCCTCCAAAGCTGCGTTCTCACCAGTCCCTCCCTCTGGAACGccacctctccctgcttgtctCGGTATTGCCATTCCTTCCAGCTTAGATCACAGTCACCCAGAACCATCCAGCCCTGGGAAGCTCCCTGCTCGAGAGTCTCCCAGCAccttctgtctgtctctatcACTCATTCGGTGCTTGGCATGGACTGCCTTGTATGCGGGCACTCAGCTTCTTGCCAATATCTCATTTCTCCAGCTAGATTTGGAAAAATGCTGTATATAGTCAAAGTTATTATGTGAACATGCTTCCAAATTGAAAAGGCACAAAAAAGATTTCCAAACAGCAAAAATAAGGCTATAAGTGAAAATAAGTCCCCTTCTTTTGTTCTGCTCTCGACAGCCTCCACTATTAACTTTTTTGTTCGTGTTTCTTTCCAGAGACATCTACATATGTTAATGTGTATGCAGTATGTTCAAGACATATGTTCAAGACCCCCACGGATGCCTGAAACCAGGGATAGTACTAGACTCCATATATATTATGTCTTTTGCTACACATGCATCCCTATGATAAATTTACTTtgtaaattaggcacagtaagaggttaacaataataataaaataaaatgagtctaaTAATACGCTGTAACAAAAGTTAAGCCAATGAGGTCTCTCTCAAACTATCTTGTGCTATACTCCCCTCCTTCTCATGATGATGTGGATGCTTAAATACCTACAGGATGAGATAAAGCGATGTGAATGCTGTAGGTATTGTGATGTAGTGTTCGGCTactactggctttttttttttttaagattttatttatttatttgacagacagagatcccaagtaggcagagaggcaggcagagagagagagagaggaggaagcaggctccccgctgagcagagatcccgatgtggggctcaatcccaggaccctgggatcaagacttgagctgaaggcagaggctttaacccactgagccaccaggtgctcctaCTACTGACTTTCTGATGGCACATCAGAAGGAGGATCTGCTTCCAGACTGTAGTTGACTGTGGGCAACTGAAACCGTGGATCAGGGGGACTACCGTACacaaacttacatatatacacttTGTCTTACCCTCTTTTCATTTAGCAAAAAATCCTGAAGATGGTCCTTAACAGTCCATAAAGAGGTTCCTCCTTCTTTTTGGTAACAATGTAACAATGCACTATTCTTCTAGGCAGTGTTCCCTTGCTTGTTTCACCAGGCTGCTACTGGTGAGAATTTCAGTTGTTTCCAATTCTTTACTTTGGAAACAAATTCTGGAATCCTTGTACATACTTCTTTGCCCATATGTATCAGAATCAGAACCGCTGGGTCAAAGGCTCTGAACTTTTAACTTTGATACCCACAATATTGCTCTCCCACAACCAATGTACTAGCATGCCTGTGCTCTAGAGCCTTGCCCACCCaatgtataaaacattttgatCTTTGTCCATCATCTGATAAGtgaaacaaagtattttattgCCACTTTCCTTATAACTCTCTTGCTATGAATAAGGTCGAggatcttttcatatattttcatatgtttaaaaatcaatatcTTCTCTTCTATAAACTCTTGTCTGtgccttttgcccatttaaaaaactgCAGTATTTGATTTTTCTTGTGAACAAATGAAATTAACCCTTTGATTGCTACATGTGTTTGATATAATTTCCCTTGGTTGTCATTTGTCAATGTCTCAACTAGATTTTTACCCCCTGGAGTACAAGGACTGGAACGTAAACCCctttgttttcctaattcttaATATAAAATCACATATACAGTAGGTGCTAGACAAACGTCTGTTGAGATAGGAGAAGTAAGAAGAAAGAGATTTGGAAGATTTTGGAGTGACCTAACCTATTCCTTCCTCTTATACTAAGGCCAGTCAGTCAAGACTCTCACTGTAAACAGCAGAAATTAGCTCtggcaaattaaaataaaggaaaaaggcacccccccccccaccttcccgcACACACATTGGAGAGACACTGGGTAGCACACAGAATTAACACAAGGGCTGCCAGATAAGATTCCGTGAATAGGTAGGCAGCAAGAAAAGCTGAGCATCCAGTACCATAGTCAAGGTCAGGGCACAGGACAGCCTGCCTAAAAGACCCCGCCCAGTTCCCTACAGAACAGGGGGCTGCAATGAGGCTTCTTCCCACCTAGGCTCTGAGACCGACATTTCCTCCTCCAGACACTAGAGGCTGCTGCTGGCTCCGCTGTCACAATTACCGCAGAAACGAATTCTCAACTGCCCCAGCTTCTCTGTGACTTGCTCCACATTCAAAGTCCCAGTTGGAGCTCTCAACTGGCAAAGATAATGACCACATACCCCTAGAGCCGACAAGTCTGGGAGAGCACGTTTCAGGGCTTTGTGACAGGGGGTGGCCAGTATCCCATCAAGGCCTACACGTTGGGAATTCCCCAAAAGTATTCGGAAGTTTCAAACTGTGGGCAGCCAGAGAAAGTGGGCAAATGCATGCCACCTTCTTTCCTCTTGTCTGGCTTAAGCCCTTCTCTTCAGAGAAGCATTTCTGGGCCACCCAGCAGAAAACACTCTTCTGGACTCACATAAGCATGACTGCTTGGGCCGGTCATGATGCCCAAAAGGTACGTACTAAGACCCAGATGAACTATGTACCACACCTCATTTGACTTTCAAACAGCCCTAGTCGTTACCTATATTTAGGTAGGAAAAACTGAGTTCTCAGAGGTTTTGCCAAGTCACACAATAGTGCCAGGTTGCAAAGCCAGGTCTGTCTGTTTTTAAAACCTTGGAATTTCCCACTGGGCTATCTTGTTGGGCTGGAATCTTATCACACTGGAGCTCTGTGAAGCCAGGGACTGGGTCATACTCTTCATTTTACATCCTGACTGCATCTACTATGTAAATGTTCAGGGGATACTTATGGATTAGCCTGAAGGATATCAAGCAGGAGCCAATTCTGGAAGGTTCTCTAACTGTCTCATGAGGCCTGAACCCAGGAATCATTTTGAGGTAAGATATATTTGGGATCACTCTGGGAGGGGGGTGGatctcaaaaaagcaaaaagccaaAAAACCTTGAATCTGgggaatttccttttccttttttttgttttccttttatcctttaaCCCCACCTTCCCTACATGTGTCAAAACTGTCAACAAGAGGTTCCGACCTGTTCATTATTTAATCATCCAACAGCTATTTTTGAACCCCACAACTGCCCTAAATACTCAAGGGGGGGAAAAAGACACAATTTCTGTCCGGTGGAATTTACATTCTAATGGGGGAGGTGAATGTCCATCAAAGAATCGAGCAGGTAAGGGCAGATTTGCAGCTCCGACGAGCGTGATGGTGTCACGAAACGCTGACAGGCAGGTCTGACCTACTCAGGGAAGTTGGGAGAGCCTCTCTTCAGGACCTGGGGCGGAAGCAGAGATCTGAAGGGGGAGGATTTAAACCCAGAGGGTTTGTCTGTGAGTCCTTGATATGGGGGATTTTTTCCGGAGTGAGTAGCCGTCAATCACCGAGCCTGTTATAGGAAAAGGACAGAGGGACCGGGGGCCGGGCGGCTCGTTGGCCCGCGAGTGCGTCACGCCAGGACGCAGCCGGCAGCCGTCTCCCAGGTCCCGTCTGGGGATGACGTCGCCCGGGAGCAAGCCCAAAATAGCCGGCTCCGCCCCCATCTCCCGGCAGCCCCTGCAGCcgtcccccaaccccctccccgctGGGTGACAGGCCCGGTCGGCCTCGTCTGGGTCTCTAGTAGTTTCCGTGCCGCTGACGCATGCTTGCGCGTACAGCTGGGCCGGACGCGTCCTACGCAGCAGCCGCGAGCCGGGGCGGCCGGTGCCAGACGGTTCcggcggggggcaggggcggggcgctGCAGGAGGCCAGGGACTCCCGACCGAGGAGGTGCGGGCGGGGGGCCCCCGGTCAAGCTGGGAGGCCCTGGGCAGGGCTGCTGGAGTCTCGGGGCTGCGATAGGGCTCACCGGGCCCTGGGCGCCGAGATAGCCCGCGGCACCGGCCTGCGGGGGCCAGATAAGGCTGCCGGAGGGAGCCTCGTCACTGGTCCCAACCAGAACCCAGTGGGCGCCGCTTCCTCCTGGGAGCGCCTCCCGCTCCctccggggggtgggggtctccaggcccagggaggggacccTGGATTCTTCCTGcctgactcctcctcctctcctgcagCCCCACGGAGGCCCATCTGACTCCTGACGAGTTGCCATGGCATCCTACTACGACATCCTAGACGTGCCGCGAAGTGCGTCCGCTGATGACATCAAGAAGGCGTAAGTGCCTCCGTTGCGCATCAGAAAACCTCTCACCCCCAAACCCCTCCTCATCACCACCATGGGGTCCTTCAGAGGCGTCGCCGAGGGACCTAGGTCCTTAGGATTGGGGGCTCCATCCATAGGAGGGAAGAAGACCCCTGGAAGAGTAGGAGAAGGTCCCTAGCATGAAGAAGTTTTGCTGGGAGCTGCACTGTGGCTCCTTCTCCAGTGGATCACACCCCCCTTCCCCATCACTCCTGCCTCAAGCGTCAGCCCCTAGGTGTGGGCTTTCTCAGGATGCCTGCAAAAATGTCCAGGCCCTGTGACCAGGAGGGTCCAGAGCCCTGTATGCCATGGCCACACAGATTTCCAACTTTTGCAGCCCCGGTGAGCTCCAGAGGGGTTAGGGATCGGGCTGTCTCCTGCCCTCGTTTTCTGCTGCTCCAAGTCGTTTTAGCACTGGccgcagaggggagagagagggactcCATTAAAGCTGGGCAGCAGAGGCAGCCCTAGCAACTGGGACAGAAGGGGATCTGAATGGGGAAAGGAATGGGCAAGCAGGTCTTTCTGTTTCTGGCGAGAGGTGCTTTCTCATGTCTTCTGACCTGCCCACTGGTCCCACTTCCTGCAGGTATCGGCGGAAGGCTCTTCAATGGCACCCAGACAAGAACCCGGATAATAAAGAATTTGCTGAGAGAAAGTTCAAGGAGGTGGCGGAGGCCTATGAAGTGCTGTCAGACAGTAaggggggggcagggcagggcagcgCCTATTGCCCCCATTTTATGCCCCATCCTACTCCTTCCCAAAGACATGCTGCCACCTCCTGTCCCCTCCATGCGTGTTTTTAACCCGGCAGTTAAGTGCCCCCTCTGACAGGGGGCTctgcaactttctttctttcttttttttttttttttttgcttcagttcaagtgagcacctactatatgcaaAGCACCCTCTTACTGTTTCCCTAATCCCTGCGCTCAGTGTCTGCGCCCTGGGATCTGGTATGGTAGTTGCAGCATGGGTCTTGACAAGGGGATGGGAGCAGGCCCGGTAACCTACATGTGTGCCGAGCCTTCTTTGTGCCATGCATCAGTGGGTGTAATCCCCAAGGGTCTGACAGCCATCCTGCCAGGCAGAATTTATCATCCCCACTTCATAGGCAAGGAAACAGGCTGAGAGAGATGGGGtggtttgctcaaggtcacacagagctGGAATACAAATCCAGGTCtgttgttggttttggttttttttttttttttaagattttatttatttattttagagggaaagagagagtgtgagtgagggggaggagcagagggggagggggaggcgggggaaagagtctcaagcagactgcacactgggcgtggagccctatgctgggctccttctcaggacccggagatcatgacccgagccaaagtcaagaCAGACCGAATCCAGgtctgtcatttatttatttattcattcattcaaaaaatattcattgagtgtTGATGGTGCTGGGCCCTCGCTGAGTGCTGGGGAACAACGGAGGACAGACAGACACTGTCCTTGTCATCATGGGTTTATTGTGTCTTGCCCCCAGAAGCCCAGCATTAACCAAGGAAATACACAACCAACAGTATTCTGCGGGGGAGCTGCTGGGTGTTGTTGATGGGGAATACGGGCACCCTTCTTGTTACAGTGGTCACAGAAGGCCTCTCTGCAGAGGCAACATGGAGGCTAAGCCCTGATGAATAGCGTAGTAACAATTAGCTGATACTCGCTGAACACTTTACTGGGTTATCAGGCACCATGCTAAGCAGTTTCCGTGGATTGTCTTATTTAACCCTGGCAATGACCCTGGGAGGTCAGTGCTGTGATTGTGCCCATTCTCCAGATGAGAGGGAGCCACACTGCGAAGAGCTGGCACTGCTGAAACCTATGGCCCCTGTCCCCTGTGCatcctgctgccccccaccccagcctccatcACTGGGTGATCCTCTGAGGGTCCTAGCCTAGAAGGGGAGGCCGTCatcccagagggagggagaaatgattGGGTCTCTTTTTCCAGAGCACAAGCGAGAGATCTACGACCGCTATGGCCGGGAGGGGCTGACTGGGGCTGGTAGGTGGAGCggcagagggcagggggcgcccagggagggaagtgggtcacagaggagaggggaagggcagggtaGTGCTGTGGATACTTTCCTAAGGCTCCAGGCCGTGCCTTCGGTGGAGTCCCCTGGCTCAGGGCAAGAGGCACGCCCTGagccccctcttcctcctgcctctacTCCAGGAGCTGGCCCATCCCGCGCAGAACCTGGTGGTGGTGGGCCGGGCTTCACCTTCACCTTCCGCAGCCCCGAGGAGGTCTTCCGGGAGTTCTTTGGGAGTGGAGACCCTTTTGCGGAGCTCTTTGGTGAGTGGGCTTGGGAGGCCTCTGACCAGCTCTGACTCCCgctccaggccctgccctccATCAGTCGGGAGCCCCTGAGGGAGGAGGCCGAGAGGGCAGCAGAATTCCACAGACAGAAGATTGTGTGGGGGTGGGTCTAGGGACAGCGAGGACAGAACCTGACACAGGCCTGAACCCACAGAGACTTGCTTTATGAAATGAGGGCAACAATGGTATATTGTTAGGCTTGCACAATAGCAGCCGTGAAAGCAGGACTCAGGGCACCGTGTGACCATCACAGTGACATCACACATGACAGATAGCATGCGAAGACTTTGAGCCCTGTGAGGTGGACAGTTTCTCCCCACTTACAGATGAGAGCCCAAAGGTTCTTGCAGGTAACTTGCTTAGAGTCACCCAGCCAACGGGAGAGTTGGGCCTCCCGAGACCGGGTGGGCCTCTTTTCATGCCATGCTTACCTGCCTGTGCCAAAGGAGCTAGCCAAcacccccttcctctttcccttccctccttcacGGTCTACTGTGGATGGAATTTGCCAGGGATCTTTTTCACACCTaatattaaaaagagatttaatttGTAAACAAGTCCacaatccaaaaaagaaaaaaaaaatcagaaatgcttAGCAGGCTCTATGTCAAGGCTGAAAGGCAGGGTTCACACATTTTGGGGGGAACAGCACTCTTTGCCCAATGATTTTTAATCGGCTTGCTTGTTGCAGATGACCTGGGCCCCTTCTCCGAGCTTCAGAGCCGGGGTTCCCGACACTCGGGCCCCttcttcactttctcttcctccttccctgggcaCTCTGGTATGTGCTGGCCGTTAGTGTTTTTGCAAGCTCTGGGTCCTGGAACCCCCTCATCCTGACTCGTTCCTTTTCCAAGCCTCCTCTCCTGAGTGTCTGGAGACCTGTCTTCAGGCATCTCTGCGGGGAGACCCCCACAGTGGTTCCCGGCCCCCTCATGACTGCAGCATGCCAGCGCCATCTTCCCTCTGAccagctctctgcttcctcccttgtCTCCATGCcagatttctcctcctcctctttctccttcagtcCCGGGGCTGGTGCTTTTCGCTCTGTTTCTACGTCCACCACCTTTGTCCAAGGACGCCGCATCACGACGCGCAGGTGAGGGCCCCTTTGGGATCATCCcgggggcaggggtgcgggggtgaggggtagagggggagTGGCATACGACTAGGTCAGCTGCCTGTGGGCAGAATCTGTCCTGTTCGCCACGGCATCCCAGCGTGCAGACAGGCACCTGCGGGATTTGTGCATGGCTCGCTGAGTGAACTGTGCCATCCCCCACAGAATCATGGAGAACGGGCAGGAGCGGGTGGAAGTGGAAGAAGACGGACAGCTGAAGTCAA
This genomic interval carries:
- the DNAJB2 gene encoding dnaJ homolog subfamily B member 2 isoform X2, producing the protein MASYYDILDVPRSASADDIKKAYRRKALQWHPDKNPDNKEFAERKFKEVAEAYEVLSDKHKREIYDRYGREGLTGAGAGPSRAEPGGGGPGFTFTFRSPEEVFREFFGSGDPFAELFDFSSSSFSFSPGAGAFRSVSTSTTFVQGRRITTRRIMENGQERVEVEEDGQLKSITINGVPDDLALGLELSRREQQQAVASRSGGTRVRQTPASRPSDSDLSEDDEDLQLAMAYSLSEMEAAGKKPAGGRGAQRRRQGRPKAQDRDPGTGGTPEAARGDAAKSSPSPEEKASRCLIL
- the DNAJB2 gene encoding dnaJ homolog subfamily B member 2 isoform X3, translated to MASYYDILDVPRSASADDIKKAYRRKALQWHPDKNPDNKEFAERKFKEVAEAYEVLSDKHKREIYDRYGREGLTGAGAGPSRAEPGGGGPGFTFTFRSPEEVFREFFGSGDPFAELFDDLGPFSELQSRGSRHSGPFFTFSSSFPGHSDFSSSSFSFSPGAGAFRSVSTSTTFVQGRRITTRRIMENGQERVEVEEDGQLKSITINGVPDDLALGLELSRREQQQAVASRSGGTRVRQTPASRPSDSDLSEDDEDLQLAMAYSLSEMEAAGKKPAVGSDGTAEQGVAPGGD
- the DNAJB2 gene encoding dnaJ homolog subfamily B member 2 isoform X5 codes for the protein MASYYDILDVPRSASADDIKKAYRRKALQWHPDKNPDNKEFAERKFKEVAEAYEVLSDKHKREIYDRYGREGLTGAGAGPSRAEPGGGGPGFTFTFRSPEEVFREFFGSGDPFAELFDDLGPFSELQSRGSRHSGPFFTFSSSFPGHSDFSSSSFSFSPGAGAFRSVSTSTTFVQGRRITTRRIMENGQERVEVEEDGQLKSITINGVPDDLALGLELSRREQQQAVASRSGGTRVRQTPASRPSDSDLSEDDEDLQLAMAYSLSEMEAAGKKPAG
- the DNAJB2 gene encoding dnaJ homolog subfamily B member 2 isoform X4 — its product is MASYYDILDVPRSASADDIKKAYRRKALQWHPDKNPDNKEFAERKFKEVAEAYEVLSDKHKREIYDRYGREGLTGAGAGPSRAEPGGGGPGFTFTFRSPEEVFREFFGSGDPFAELFDDLGPFSELQSRGSRHSGPFFTFSSSFPGHSDFSSSSFSFSPGAGAFRSVSTSTTFVQGRRITTRRIMENGQERVEVEEDGQLKSITINGVPDDLALGLELSRREQQQAVASRSGGTRVRQTPASRPSDSDLSEDDEDLQLAMAYSLSEMEAAGKKPADVF
- the DNAJB2 gene encoding dnaJ homolog subfamily B member 2 isoform X1, whose protein sequence is MASYYDILDVPRSASADDIKKAYRRKALQWHPDKNPDNKEFAERKFKEVAEAYEVLSDKHKREIYDRYGREGLTGAGAGPSRAEPGGGGPGFTFTFRSPEEVFREFFGSGDPFAELFDDLGPFSELQSRGSRHSGPFFTFSSSFPGHSDFSSSSFSFSPGAGAFRSVSTSTTFVQGRRITTRRIMENGQERVEVEEDGQLKSITINGVPDDLALGLELSRREQQQAVASRSGGTRVRQTPASRPSDSDLSEDDEDLQLAMAYSLSEMEAAGKKPAGGRGAQRRRQGRPKAQDRDPGTGGTPEAARGDAAKSSPSPEEKASRCLIL